Proteins encoded together in one bacterium window:
- a CDS encoding ankyrin repeat domain-containing protein has protein sequence MNNKVIFIFLITLSCATQASHAANISWHEITKHGDYQSLQTLINNDLENINTPDEDGLTPLHYAAYFSHLECIDILLQHGAKVNALNRYECTPLHLAAGKKSIDCLKLLVEHGATINHQDIDLWTPLHKAAVWGQLECVQYLVEKGANIFATTNTDQTPKEIATTKGHQNVADYLQLRENLTEINNYWNANYE, from the coding sequence ATGAACAACAAAGTTATTTTTATTTTCTTAATTACACTTTCATGCGCAACACAAGCAAGCCATGCAGCAAATATTTCTTGGCACGAAATAACAAAACATGGTGATTATCAATCTTTACAAACATTGATCAATAATGATCTTGAAAATATAAATACTCCGGATGAAGATGGTTTAACGCCACTTCATTATGCAGCTTATTTCAGCCATCTTGAATGCATAGATATTCTGTTGCAGCATGGCGCCAAAGTAAATGCATTGAACCGGTACGAATGCACACCGCTCCATCTTGCAGCTGGAAAAAAATCCATTGACTGTCTTAAATTGCTTGTAGAACATGGTGCCACGATCAACCACCAAGATATTGATCTCTGGACTCCGCTTCACAAAGCGGCTGTGTGGGGTCAGCTCGAGTGCGTACAATATCTTGTAGAAAAAGGTGCCAATATTTTTGCAACAACAAATACGGACCAAACGCCCAAAGAAATTGCAACAACAAAAGGACATCAAAACGTCGCAGACTATTTACAATTACGCGAAAATCTAACAGAAATCAATAATTACTGGAATGCAAACTATGAATAA
- a CDS encoding ankyrin repeat domain-containing protein, protein MKKKSLVSFLIALALATNAMSAAETPLHKAARDGDIAQVRILIESKANVDAQDNYGWTPL, encoded by the coding sequence ATGAAAAAAAAATCTCTCGTATCATTTTTAATCGCGCTCGCTCTCGCAACCAACGCCATGTCGGCTGCTGAAACGCCACTGCACAAGGCGGCACGAGATGGCGATATCGCACAAGTAAGAATTTTGATAGAAAGCAAAGCCAACGTTGATGCACAAGACAACTACGGCTGGACCCCGCTTTAG
- a CDS encoding ankyrin repeat domain-containing protein, which yields MNKKIFVSLSIVLALTANAMPMAKVTPLHEAAQAGDFSKVKVLLNEPEADANVRDITQSTPLHYVVDGDCCKNSDSDHVECIKLLLDKGAYIDAKDCHGWTPLHHASLKSNIPCIKILLARGANVRAIAKSNGKTAQKIAREAGYGQTADLLDAVEQLTQE from the coding sequence ATGAACAAGAAAATTTTTGTATCATTATCAATTGTTCTGGCTCTCACCGCCAACGCTATGCCAATGGCAAAAGTAACACCACTGCATGAAGCAGCACAAGCTGGCGATTTTTCAAAAGTAAAAGTTTTACTCAACGAACCTGAGGCTGATGCCAATGTTCGAGACATCACTCAATCAACGCCCCTTCATTACGTTGTAGACGGCGACTGTTGTAAGAATAGCGACAGCGACCATGTTGAATGCATTAAACTACTTTTAGACAAAGGGGCTTACATTGATGCAAAAGACTGTCATGGATGGACACCATTGCATCATGCTAGCCTCAAAAGCAACATCCCTTGCATTAAAATTCTGTTAGCACGGGGTGCCAATGTACGTGCAATAGCAAAAAGCAACGGAAAAACAGCACAAAAAATTGCACGCGAAGCGGGCTATGGACAAACTGCAGATCTTTTAGATGCTGTCGAACAATTAACACAGGAATAA
- a CDS encoding ankyrin repeat domain-containing protein, translating into MKKKLTFIFLVALTGTSSTMQAGLKYKTHLHATAAQGLAPALTLFIKTNPNDINIKDSDGFTPLHFAAARGHLACVTVLLNAHANVNTQSDTGETPLHFAARYNRLECVTLLLSHSNINELAINENGLTPLHHAAAQGHINCVKALVAKNIDTINVGEWTPLHAAVRYGHVACIEFLVENGALIGNAADLATEKKFHDIAQYLKEQAQLRAQRAQ; encoded by the coding sequence ATGAAAAAAAAATTAACCTTCATCTTTTTAGTTGCACTCACCGGCACAAGCAGCACTATGCAAGCCGGATTAAAATACAAAACACATCTCCATGCCACAGCAGCCCAGGGTCTTGCCCCCGCACTCACGCTATTTATCAAAACCAATCCTAATGATATCAATATAAAAGATTCAGATGGCTTCACGCCACTTCATTTTGCTGCCGCGCGGGGCCATCTCGCATGCGTTACCGTTCTTTTAAATGCTCATGCCAACGTTAATACTCAAAGCGATACGGGAGAAACGCCGCTCCATTTTGCCGCACGGTACAACCGTCTTGAATGCGTCACGTTACTTCTTTCACACTCAAATATCAATGAATTAGCGATAAACGAAAATGGTTTGACCCCGCTTCATCACGCTGCTGCACAAGGCCACATTAACTGCGTTAAAGCGCTGGTAGCAAAAAATATCGATACCATCAACGTCGGCGAGTGGACGCCACTTCATGCAGCGGTGCGGTATGGCCACGTTGCCTGCATAGAATTTTTGGTAGAAAACGGCGCCCTCATTGGAAACGCCGCTGATTTGGCAACAGAAAAAAAATTTCACGATATCGCACAGTATTTAAAAGAACAAGCACAACTTCGAGCTCAACGAGCACAATAA
- a CDS encoding ankyrin repeat domain-containing protein → MTPKCIPLLFIALAWTASVTAGKNNWFDLHNTARIGNLTNIEYLATIKSFCVDARDPDDWTALHVAAWYNQADIVELLLEYDANVNARTKLDWTPLHCAVLRNSIDCVRILIANGADVLARTKRENTPLSLALEKDCTSIIAYLKPFVIYSNFNPKSTNQN, encoded by the coding sequence ATGACCCCAAAATGTATACCTCTTCTCTTCATCGCCCTTGCATGGACTGCGTCTGTAACAGCAGGAAAAAACAACTGGTTTGATCTTCACAATACGGCACGCATAGGAAATCTGACAAACATCGAATATCTTGCAACAATTAAAAGTTTTTGTGTCGATGCACGAGACCCTGATGACTGGACAGCACTGCATGTTGCCGCCTGGTACAATCAGGCAGACATCGTTGAACTTCTTCTTGAATATGACGCCAATGTTAACGCACGCACCAAATTAGACTGGACACCGCTGCATTGCGCTGTTTTAAGAAACTCTATTGACTGCGTCAGGATTCTTATAGCCAACGGCGCTGATGTATTAGCACGCACAAAAAGAGAAAATACTCCTTTATCACTCGCACTAGAAAAAGACTGTACGTCAATTATCGCGTATTTAAAACCTTTTGTGATATACAGTAACTTCAACCCAAAAAGCACAAACCAAAACTAA
- a CDS encoding ankyrin repeat domain-containing protein → MKTNIVRSLLALLITTSCAMPAAKSEQALAQILKKSQSLHQVVRWNNAPSIVLLVINGADINERNSAGETPLHVAAMFGNLHCLARILDFKADINAQDNIGKTPLHHAVSWKHKECISTLLARGACVNIQDRRGFTPLHCAAQVGALDILATLLSIGADRNARTAKDETIKDIAKKHYQYEIVNYLLINEPFYNLVEQRSVSFEKKDKKSKQK, encoded by the coding sequence ATGAAAACAAACATCGTACGCTCACTTTTGGCTTTACTCATTACGACCTCATGTGCTATGCCAGCTGCTAAATCTGAACAAGCACTTGCTCAGATTTTAAAAAAATCGCAATCTTTACATCAAGTCGTACGCTGGAACAATGCTCCGAGCATCGTACTTCTCGTTATCAATGGCGCTGATATCAATGAAAGAAATAGTGCCGGCGAAACGCCTTTGCACGTGGCAGCAATGTTCGGGAATCTTCATTGCTTAGCAAGGATTTTAGACTTCAAAGCTGACATTAACGCACAAGACAACATCGGGAAAACCCCTCTCCACCATGCCGTAAGTTGGAAACACAAGGAGTGTATTTCAACACTCTTAGCTCGAGGAGCTTGTGTAAATATTCAAGATCGCCGAGGGTTTACACCGCTGCATTGCGCTGCCCAAGTCGGTGCGCTCGACATATTGGCGACATTGTTATCCATCGGCGCTGATCGCAACGCCCGCACGGCGAAGGACGAAACAATCAAAGACATTGCAAAAAAACATTACCAATATGAGATAGTCAATTATTTATTAATTAATGAACCTTTTTATAACCTTGTCGAGCAAAGATCTGTCTCGTTCGAAAAAAAAGATAAAAAAAGTAAACAAAAATAA
- a CDS encoding ankyrin repeat domain-containing protein: MNKKLIVLFLVTLSCATQATLAALGHFLHLAAFYGNAELLQTLVNKQIYNIDAPDENGLTPLHYAAFKGYTKCVQILLSNKAYVHALGQSESTPLHYAAHNGHIDCVKALIQYGVAVDLQDAKLWTPLHHAAHWGHLECVQYLVEHGNANIYAKTKKGKTPIDVAREIFKPTRLAKIKTIHYLETIEQVRQQTQELMNIDIN, from the coding sequence ATGAATAAAAAACTTATCGTTCTTTTTTTAGTTACACTTTCATGCGCAACACAAGCAACACTTGCGGCACTAGGTCATTTTTTGCACCTCGCAGCTTTTTATGGCAATGCTGAGTTATTGCAAACGTTGGTCAACAAACAAATATACAATATCGACGCACCGGATGAAAACGGCTTGACTCCGCTGCATTATGCTGCATTTAAGGGCTATACAAAATGCGTACAAATTCTTTTATCAAATAAAGCGTATGTTCATGCTTTAGGTCAATCCGAGAGCACACCGCTCCATTACGCCGCACACAATGGTCACATTGACTGTGTCAAAGCTCTTATACAATATGGCGTCGCCGTCGATCTTCAAGACGCTAAGCTCTGGACACCTCTTCATCATGCCGCTCATTGGGGCCACCTCGAATGCGTACAATACCTTGTGGAACATGGCAATGCTAACATTTATGCTAAAACCAAGAAAGGCAAAACACCCATAGATGTTGCAAGAGAAATATTTAAACCTACACGATTGGCAAAAATAAAAACTATACATTATTTGGAAACGATTGAACAAGTACGGCAACAGACGCAAGAACTGATGAATATCGATATCAATTAA
- a CDS encoding ankyrin repeat domain-containing protein, with product MNKKFIPLFSIVFTLTTSAMPLEGWTDLHEAARLNDSQTLQILITSGADVNAADCMGDTPLHLAAMWGNIQCAELLLKNGANVHARNRDGMTSLHSAASNNHHQCMALLVRYGANVEALDNHGWTPLHCATCCGSPKCIRELLTTCKADIFARTKTGNNIEYIARYYGHGKLARCLRFVKQFE from the coding sequence ATGAACAAAAAATTTATACCATTATTTTCAATTGTCTTCACTCTCACCACCAGCGCTATGCCACTTGAAGGTTGGACAGATCTTCATGAAGCAGCAAGACTTAATGATAGTCAAACGTTGCAAATCCTTATCACAAGCGGCGCTGATGTTAATGCAGCAGACTGCATGGGCGATACGCCTTTGCACCTGGCAGCCATGTGGGGCAATATTCAATGCGCTGAATTACTGTTAAAAAATGGTGCCAACGTGCACGCACGAAATCGAGATGGCATGACATCACTGCATTCAGCTGCCAGCAACAACCACCATCAATGCATGGCACTCTTGGTGCGCTACGGTGCCAACGTTGAAGCATTGGACAATCACGGTTGGACACCATTGCACTGCGCCACGTGCTGCGGATCGCCGAAATGCATCCGTGAGTTGCTCACTACCTGCAAAGCAGATATTTTCGCACGAACAAAAACTGGAAACAACATCGAATACATTGCGCGATATTACGGCCATGGTAAACTCGCTCGATGTTTGAGATTTGTAAAGCAATTCGAATAG
- a CDS encoding ankyrin repeat domain-containing protein yields MHKKIRVLFLVSLTFTTTAAPAAVRWHMATYAGNTPLLRELIKTDKAAINAQDKDGTTPLHKASWQIQNKRLGTNYIGANNYIECMMLLLDNGANVNAADKAGWTALHYAAKFGHLDGIVVLLKYHANIDAKTNQQETPILLAITHGHKECIELLLERGARTSASTIIPPAA; encoded by the coding sequence ATGCATAAAAAAATTAGAGTATTATTTTTAGTCTCACTCACATTTACCACCACTGCCGCACCAGCAGCGGTTCGATGGCACATGGCTACTTATGCTGGCAACACTCCTTTGCTTAGAGAATTAATCAAGACCGATAAAGCAGCCATTAATGCGCAAGATAAAGACGGCACAACTCCTCTTCATAAAGCTTCTTGGCAAATACAGAACAAACGTCTCGGTACAAACTATATCGGCGCCAATAATTATATCGAATGTATGATGCTTCTTTTGGATAATGGCGCCAACGTTAATGCTGCCGACAAAGCTGGCTGGACAGCGTTGCACTATGCAGCAAAATTTGGCCATCTTGACGGGATAGTAGTATTATTAAAATACCATGCAAACATTGATGCCAAAACCAACCAGCAAGAAACGCCTATTCTTCTTGCTATTACTCATGGCCATAAAGAATGCATTGAATTACTGCTAGAACGAGGCGCTAGAACTAGCGCAAGTACAATAATACCGCCCGCAGCGTAA
- a CDS encoding ankyrin repeat domain-containing protein — MIKKFIGSLLITGTFISYALPAAESDVNMEEIIDDKDDKHEDVDTTASWRREDKKKKNEAISKIEKQKPDNTFEVLLDSINSNPEALRTIVHNAGFEAPQIALIAANFHGLHFAAGQGNNGPCIDMLLASGALINEEDENSLMPLHHAARDGHFENIARLIAAHAAVNALTHEDKTPLHFVAMGHHTACVDIFTKNGAKVNARDSNGATPLYYAALCGSVGTANKLMMAGADIQITTIDGHTPLHAAALAGHALCANYLLRQGALMSALTNEGLTPLHIAAQENRRNVVEVLLEHGADLLFPVPPQFNLCYKTAEQIARDNGHHLLADYLRELRRARRAPSALDNFSQRLRDSFSELPELPAPPASPTSSSFSNN, encoded by the coding sequence ATGATTAAAAAATTTATAGGATCATTATTAATCACCGGAACTTTTATCTCGTACGCACTACCAGCAGCAGAGTCAGACGTTAATATGGAAGAAATTATCGATGATAAAGATGATAAACACGAAGATGTTGATACTACAGCTTCATGGCGACGAGAAGATAAAAAGAAAAAAAATGAAGCCATCAGCAAAATCGAAAAACAAAAACCAGATAATACCTTCGAAGTCTTACTTGATTCAATAAACAGCAATCCTGAAGCGCTCAGAACAATCGTTCACAATGCCGGCTTTGAAGCTCCTCAAATTGCTTTAATTGCTGCCAATTTTCACGGGCTACATTTTGCTGCCGGTCAAGGCAACAACGGCCCATGTATCGACATGCTTCTTGCAAGCGGCGCTCTTATTAATGAAGAAGATGAAAACAGTTTAATGCCACTGCATCACGCAGCACGAGATGGCCATTTTGAAAACATTGCACGGCTCATCGCAGCTCATGCTGCTGTAAACGCGCTCACTCATGAAGATAAGACACCGCTTCATTTTGTCGCCATGGGCCATCATACTGCGTGCGTAGACATTTTCACCAAAAATGGTGCGAAGGTAAATGCTCGTGATAGCAATGGCGCAACGCCACTTTATTATGCTGCTTTGTGTGGTAGCGTTGGCACCGCAAACAAACTTATGATGGCAGGAGCTGATATTCAAATAACTACCATTGACGGTCATACACCTTTGCATGCGGCCGCTCTTGCTGGCCACGCACTATGCGCTAACTATTTGTTGAGACAGGGAGCGCTCATGAGCGCTCTAACAAACGAAGGCCTAACCCCACTTCATATCGCCGCTCAAGAAAACCGACGCAACGTCGTGGAGGTTCTTTTAGAACATGGCGCGGATCTTTTATTTCCTGTTCCCCCGCAATTCAATTTGTGCTATAAAACGGCGGAACAGATCGCACGAGACAATGGCCATCACCTTCTGGCAGACTATTTAAGAGAATTGCGTAGAGCAAGAAGAGCGCCTTCAGCATTGGACAATTTCAGTCAAAGGCTCAGAGATTCATTCTCAGAATTACCCGAATTACCTGCACCGCCCGCATCACCTACCTCGTCGTCTTTTTCTAATAATTAA
- a CDS encoding ankyrin repeat domain-containing protein — MNKKIIRLFFLLTITLTTNTLLVPTAPKISLHHLAMNGHSELMPEILPHDLSVDSKDELGFTALHLAADFGTTACLIKLLNYGAHVNCRDKDNATPLHYAAKNGHIACLKILIQHGASLNPTMSNTGSTPLHIAACYGQTASIITLLQYGAPIDSMDIDLATPLHQAAVQGNLSCLEILIQNNASLDATTKNNLTPLHVATLGGHLECIMLLIQSGASPLLLTKNGETALAIAQRKGFKKIERFLCTKHKYNSV; from the coding sequence ATGAATAAAAAAATTATACGCTTATTTTTTCTACTCACCATCACTCTCACTACAAACACTTTGCTCGTGCCTACCGCACCAAAAATATCGTTACACCACCTTGCCATGAACGGCCATAGTGAATTGATGCCAGAAATTTTGCCTCACGATCTGTCTGTTGACAGCAAAGATGAGCTTGGATTCACCGCCCTCCACCTCGCTGCAGACTTTGGAACAACCGCATGTCTTATTAAGCTTCTTAATTACGGAGCTCATGTTAATTGTCGCGACAAAGATAACGCAACACCACTCCACTACGCAGCCAAAAATGGTCACATAGCTTGCCTTAAAATACTCATTCAGCATGGCGCTTCGCTTAACCCCACCATGTCAAATACGGGTTCAACACCACTACATATCGCTGCATGCTATGGACAAACAGCAAGTATCATTACACTTCTTCAATACGGCGCACCTATTGATTCTATGGACATTGATTTGGCAACACCACTGCATCAAGCCGCTGTACAGGGCAACTTGTCATGCCTGGAAATACTTATCCAAAATAACGCGTCTTTGGACGCTACCACGAAAAACAATTTGACGCCACTGCATGTCGCTACTCTCGGTGGGCACCTTGAATGCATAATGTTACTGATACAATCCGGCGCATCTCCGTTACTCTTAACTAAAAATGGCGAAACAGCCCTAGCCATAGCACAAAGAAAAGGTTTCAAAAAAATTGAACGTTTTTTATGCACGAAACACAAGTATAATTCTGTATAA
- a CDS encoding ankyrin repeat domain-containing protein, translating into MNKKNISLFLVALTFITNTMLQAIPLLHEAVNRGDAIAIRRLLATETVNVNALYQGWSALYCAAFNGHVDCVKELIANGANINDQNNFLHRTPLHAAAGEGHLACVKELAQKWTIEIDAQDSNGWTPLHWAAWFGHVACIEFLVDNGALIGNAADLATEKKFHDIADYLKIQEKKRLKNQPESEEKPS; encoded by the coding sequence GTGAATAAGAAAAATATATCTTTATTTTTAGTCGCCCTTACTTTCATAACAAACACCATGCTACAGGCAATCCCACTTCTTCACGAAGCAGTAAATAGAGGAGACGCAATAGCTATTAGAAGACTTTTAGCAACGGAAACCGTGAATGTTAATGCTCTGTATCAAGGCTGGTCGGCGCTTTATTGTGCAGCCTTTAACGGCCACGTCGATTGCGTAAAAGAACTGATAGCCAACGGAGCCAATATTAACGATCAGAACAACTTTTTACACAGAACGCCACTTCATGCAGCCGCCGGAGAGGGGCATCTTGCATGCGTAAAAGAATTGGCACAAAAATGGACAATAGAAATTGATGCTCAAGACAGCAACGGGTGGACACCGTTGCATTGGGCTGCCTGGTTTGGCCACGTTGCCTGCATAGAATTTTTGGTAGACAATGGCGCTCTCATTGGAAACGCCGCTGATTTGGCAACAGAAAAAAAATTTCACGATATCGCAGACTATTTAAAAATACAGGAAAAAAAACGCCTTAAAAATCAACCTGAGTCTGAAGAAAAACCATCATGA
- a CDS encoding ankyrin repeat domain-containing protein — MNKTLGLFLSTLALTSNTNSQPPKSLHQAARQGDIRTLIMLLKTKARNINGRIRTGATPLHYAAKYGHYTCLSALVFCGAHVNVIDHIGWTPLHYAAANGNPSNVRILLGYGARVNTQNHIGQTPLHLALLNNNHKCVQMLLKASTSTSPAITNNQLSEKESENPAHRRILKLIADLLTEDCTEPPLQTQN, encoded by the coding sequence ATGAATAAAACATTAGGGTTATTTTTAAGTACACTCGCGCTTACCTCCAACACAAACTCACAACCACCAAAAAGTCTCCATCAAGCTGCTCGACAAGGCGACATAAGAACATTGATCATGCTACTCAAGACAAAAGCAAGAAACATTAATGGACGAATTAGAACAGGCGCTACACCACTTCATTATGCCGCCAAATACGGTCACTATACTTGCTTATCAGCTCTAGTGTTTTGTGGCGCTCATGTTAATGTCATCGACCATATCGGCTGGACACCGTTGCACTACGCTGCGGCGAATGGCAACCCCTCAAACGTTCGTATTTTATTAGGTTATGGCGCCAGAGTTAACACGCAAAATCACATCGGCCAAACACCGTTGCACCTGGCTCTACTCAACAACAATCATAAATGTGTACAAATGCTACTCAAAGCAAGCACTTCAACTTCGCCAGCCATTACCAATAACCAACTGTCTGAAAAAGAGTCAGAAAATCCTGCGCATCGTCGTATTTTAAAATTAATCGCCGATCTTTTAACCGAAGATTGCACAGAACCTCCACTTCAAACACAAAATTAG
- a CDS encoding ankyrin repeat domain-containing protein gives MPNASILLYLLTLILVFPFTASPAALCEELQHHDFRDPTIAEKPLGAEAYYGHLACVRNLLRNEINPNTGNSTGATPLFLASCFGRSDCVNELLRAGAHVDAADYGGRTPLHAAAFYGHVKCLQLLICAGAVVNRINTEQGGPTPLHYAATNGHRACVQELLAAHADQHIRTFFCRYYLDHKTTARPNETPRDAAKRREHYDIVNILDKHEFEYKAYIDHLMKEGIVNERSLLEEVYRGHHLCVEKLLKNGTDPNLHNSNNVTPLLLASSRGHTKCVAELLKAGADVDINHNDGRTPLHAAAVNGHLDCLHLLIDAGANINTSNIQEGGLTPLHLAASNGHLECVEELVATGAHTEQRIITGQYKGKTPAGAAELNGYQNISRFLQEQKKTSLVDHCLAQPEQKRKEKHSKKYLEKKEESGEENNETASHNTDFYDKMLKRLALMNLDPNQ, from the coding sequence ATGCCCAATGCGTCAATCTTACTATACTTACTAACTCTCATACTAGTCTTCCCATTTACCGCCAGCCCAGCAGCACTATGCGAAGAACTTCAACATCACGACTTCCGCGACCCAACCATTGCCGAAAAACCGCTGGGAGCCGAAGCATATTACGGCCATCTTGCCTGCGTACGCAATTTGCTCAGAAATGAAATTAACCCAAATACGGGCAACAGCACAGGAGCAACTCCTCTCTTTTTAGCAAGTTGTTTTGGCCGCAGCGATTGCGTTAACGAACTTCTTAGAGCAGGCGCTCATGTTGACGCTGCCGACTATGGAGGACGAACCCCTTTGCATGCTGCTGCTTTTTATGGCCATGTTAAATGCTTACAACTGCTCATCTGCGCAGGAGCTGTTGTTAATCGTATTAATACCGAACAAGGAGGTCCAACCCCGCTTCATTATGCGGCTACCAATGGTCACCGTGCTTGCGTGCAAGAACTTTTAGCTGCTCATGCAGATCAACATATTCGTACCTTTTTTTGCCGCTATTATCTTGATCACAAAACAACCGCACGTCCCAACGAAACACCACGAGACGCGGCAAAGCGGCGCGAACATTATGATATTGTCAACATTTTAGACAAACATGAATTTGAGTATAAAGCCTATATTGACCATTTAATGAAGGAGGGAATTGTAAACGAAAGATCTCTTCTTGAAGAAGTTTATCGTGGCCACCATCTCTGCGTAGAAAAACTCTTAAAAAATGGTACTGACCCCAACCTGCACAACAGCAACAACGTAACGCCACTTTTATTGGCAAGTAGCCGTGGTCATACAAAATGCGTAGCAGAACTTCTCAAAGCAGGCGCTGATGTTGACATTAATCACAACGATGGACGCACACCTCTCCACGCAGCCGCTGTTAATGGCCATCTTGACTGCTTACACCTTTTAATTGATGCAGGCGCCAACATTAACACATCAAATATACAAGAAGGAGGCTTGACACCACTTCATTTGGCAGCCAGCAATGGCCATCTTGAATGTGTAGAAGAACTTGTAGCAACCGGAGCACATACAGAACAACGTATTATAACCGGACAATATAAAGGAAAAACACCAGCAGGAGCCGCAGAATTAAATGGCTATCAAAACATTTCGCGTTTCTTGCAAGAACAAAAAAAAACAAGCCTCGTAGATCACTGTCTTGCGCAACCAGAACAGAAACGAAAAGAAAAACACTCAAAAAAATACTTAGAGAAAAAAGAAGAATCAGGTGAAGAGAACAATGAGACGGCCTCTCATAATACAGACTTTTATGACAAAATGCTCAAGAGACTTGCTCTAATGAATCTGGACCCAAACCAATAG
- a CDS encoding ankyrin repeat domain-containing protein, producing the protein MCLNKNFICLFLIVLTLSARLESAAHKRETTIFHKAATWNNHKSLLQLMVTNKDTAALNALDHKGWTPLHHAAFNGNSVYLELLLSYGANVHIPTNPDSTLRDDAADFKDRSTTALHLAVRAGNLGCAVILINAGANVNAQDWSGATPLHEAAYHGQHTCVGMLLEYNADGTLLTKCNKTADRVALDQGFTTIATLLSRERKKNETKQQSQENKESSWWSFLCL; encoded by the coding sequence TTGTGCCTGAACAAAAATTTTATATGCTTATTTTTAATTGTCCTCACGCTCTCGGCAAGACTTGAGTCGGCTGCACACAAGCGAGAAACAACCATTTTTCATAAAGCCGCAACATGGAACAACCATAAATCGTTATTGCAGCTTATGGTAACAAACAAGGATACCGCAGCACTCAACGCTCTTGATCATAAAGGCTGGACACCTCTGCATCACGCTGCTTTTAATGGCAATAGTGTTTATCTTGAGCTACTTCTTTCTTATGGCGCCAACGTCCATATACCAACCAATCCCGACTCAACGCTACGTGACGATGCAGCTGATTTCAAAGATCGGTCCACCACAGCGCTCCATCTGGCTGTTCGTGCTGGCAATCTTGGATGCGCCGTAATTTTAATCAATGCGGGCGCTAACGTGAACGCGCAAGACTGGAGCGGCGCAACACCTCTTCATGAGGCCGCCTATCATGGCCAACATACTTGCGTAGGCATGCTTTTAGAATACAATGCTGACGGTACCTTGTTAACAAAATGCAACAAAACTGCAGATCGAGTAGCCCTCGACCAAGGTTTCACTACTATAGCAACTCTCTTGTCCCGAGAACGTAAAAAAAATGAGACAAAGCAACAATCGCAAGAAAACAAGGAGTCAAGCTGGTGGTCATTTTTATGTCTTTAA